One Nitrospirota bacterium DNA window includes the following coding sequences:
- a CDS encoding lysylphosphatidylglycerol synthase transmembrane domain-containing protein, with translation MSILRNKTVLLALKLLVSGSLLTYVLTKAGVGSVLSLLGRIRPGSFVLAVFMFLCMIFLGSVRWRYLLPGRFSLRKLLPLYLLGSFFNTFMPGLVGGDVVKIYYLYKETGQGKQALASVFMDRYMGFFALMLLGMAAWPFGLRYFAGTWIEWLLPLIVLLFLAGSLLVLWLRLGKRFGVLNEIYEYFHTYRKQRGVMAKALGLSALIQTLSIFMVFVLARGLGQHIAPLVLFIFVPIISTLASLPLSISGIGIREAATVFLLGTQGVDAETATAISFAWFLAMAAAGLAGLYEYLKTRGAKG, from the coding sequence TTGTCCATCCTTCGCAACAAGACGGTGCTTCTTGCCCTGAAGCTCCTGGTGAGCGGCTCGCTCCTGACCTACGTGCTGACGAAGGCGGGGGTAGGCAGCGTCCTTTCGCTCCTGGGGCGCATCCGGCCCGGGAGTTTCGTCCTGGCCGTCTTCATGTTCCTCTGCATGATTTTCCTGGGCTCGGTCCGGTGGCGATATCTCCTGCCCGGGCGGTTCTCCCTGAGAAAGCTCCTCCCCCTGTACCTCCTGGGGTCATTCTTCAACACCTTCATGCCCGGCCTCGTGGGAGGGGACGTGGTGAAGATCTACTACCTCTACAAGGAGACGGGCCAGGGAAAGCAGGCGCTGGCATCGGTCTTCATGGACCGGTACATGGGGTTTTTCGCCCTGATGCTCCTGGGAATGGCGGCATGGCCCTTCGGGCTCAGGTACTTCGCGGGCACCTGGATAGAGTGGCTCCTACCGCTCATCGTCCTTCTGTTTCTGGCCGGAAGCCTCCTGGTGCTCTGGCTCAGGCTGGGGAAGCGCTTCGGGGTGCTCAATGAAATCTATGAATACTTTCACACCTACCGGAAGCAGAGGGGGGTCATGGCGAAGGCTCTGGGCCTCTCCGCCCTCATCCAGACCCTGAGCATCTTCATGGTCTTCGTCCTGGCGCGGGGCCTGGGACAGCACATCGCGCCCCTGGTGCTCTTCATATTCGTTCCCATAATCTCCACCCTGGCCTCCCTGCCCCTGTCCATATCGGGCATCGGCATCCGGGAGGCGGCCACGGTCTTTCTCCTGGGCACCCAGGGGGTCGACGCCGAGACGGCCACGGCCATCTCCTTCGCGTGGTTCCTGGCCATGGCAGCGGCAGGGCTCGCGGGCCTCTACGAGTACCTGAAGACGAGGGGAGCAAAAGGGTAG
- the mnmA gene encoding tRNA 2-thiouridine(34) synthase MnmA, which translates to MKVLVGMSGGVDSSTAAVLLKEAGCEVQGLSLLLFETRGRTGSAACCSLKSVQDAARTAARMGFPHSVLDVRDRFVQRVVEPFVRAYKRGLTPNPCILCNMHIKFPVLLEEARRRGIPHIATGHYAVAEHIDGRSVLRKGVDRSKDQSYVLYGLREEELRSLVLPLGARRKRDIRKTAREMGLPVFDRPESQEICFVENRDYVGFIHALEPGAGPPGPILDGEGRVIGTHQGIYRYTLGQRKRLGIPSPRPLYVTGIDVRNNAIRVGEREVAFRRTVRAKEMNWLLEGYRDRDAFRAEVKVRSMMEAAGASVRPGEGGGGVLVAFDEPQFAPAPGQAAVLYEGDLVLGGGTIAESF; encoded by the coding sequence ATGAAGGTGCTCGTGGGGATGAGCGGAGGGGTTGACTCCTCCACGGCCGCGGTCCTCCTGAAGGAGGCGGGCTGCGAGGTGCAGGGGCTGAGCCTCCTCCTCTTCGAGACCAGGGGCAGGACCGGCTCCGCCGCCTGCTGTTCGCTGAAGTCCGTGCAGGATGCCGCCCGGACCGCCGCCCGGATGGGCTTTCCGCACAGCGTCCTGGACGTCCGGGACCGTTTCGTCCAGAGGGTGGTGGAGCCCTTCGTCCGGGCCTACAAGAGAGGCCTCACGCCCAACCCCTGCATCCTCTGTAACATGCATATCAAGTTCCCCGTTCTCCTGGAAGAGGCCCGGCGGCGCGGCATCCCCCACATAGCCACGGGCCATTACGCCGTGGCGGAGCACATCGACGGGCGCAGTGTCCTCAGAAAGGGCGTGGACCGCTCCAAGGACCAGTCCTACGTGCTTTACGGCTTGAGGGAGGAGGAGCTTCGGAGCCTCGTCCTTCCGCTGGGCGCCCGAAGAAAGCGCGACATTCGGAAGACGGCCCGGGAGATGGGCCTTCCGGTATTCGACAGGCCGGAAAGCCAGGAAATCTGCTTCGTCGAGAACCGGGACTACGTCGGCTTCATTCACGCCCTGGAGCCCGGCGCCGGCCCCCCCGGCCCCATCCTGGACGGGGAAGGCCGGGTCATAGGCACGCACCAGGGCATATACCGCTATACCCTGGGGCAGCGCAAGAGGCTCGGCATCCCCTCGCCCCGGCCCCTGTACGTGACCGGCATCGACGTCCGGAACAATGCCATCCGCGTGGGCGAGCGCGAGGTGGCTTTCCGGCGGACGGTGCGCGCGAAGGAGATGAACTGGCTCCTCGAGGGCTATCGCGACAGGGACGCTTTCCGGGCGGAGGTGAAGGTGCGCTCCATGATGGAGGCCGCCGGGGCCTCCGTCCGTCCCGGGGAGGGAGGAGGCGGCGTCCTCGTCGCCTTCGACGAGCCGCAGTTCGCCCCCGCGCCGGGGCAGGCGGCGGTCCTGTACGAGGGCGACCTCGTCCTGGGCGGGGGAACCATCGCGGAATCCTTCTGA
- a CDS encoding MOSC domain-containing protein, protein MQGRIVSINVSETKGVRKTPVPEAALRAEHGIEGDAHASGAWHRQVSLLALESIRKMQSLGLTVGPGDFAENITTEGLDLPSLPVGARVLLGADIEAEVSQIGKVCHTRCAIYRQAGDCVMPKEGIFVKVLRGGTLRKGDPIRVP, encoded by the coding sequence ATGCAGGGCCGGATTGTCTCGATTAACGTCAGCGAAACGAAGGGCGTGCGAAAGACCCCCGTCCCGGAGGCCGCCCTTCGGGCCGAGCACGGCATAGAGGGGGACGCCCACGCCTCCGGGGCTTGGCACCGCCAGGTGAGCCTGCTGGCCCTGGAGAGCATCCGGAAGATGCAGTCCCTGGGCCTCACGGTCGGCCCGGGCGACTTCGCCGAGAACATCACCACCGAGGGCCTGGACCTCCCGAGCCTCCCGGTGGGCGCCCGCGTTCTCCTGGGCGCCGACATCGAGGCCGAGGTCAGCCAGATAGGCAAGGTCTGCCACACCCGCTGCGCCATCTACCGGCAGGCAGGCGACTGCGTGATGCCCAAGGAGGGCATCTTCGTCAAGGTCCTCCGGGGCGGGA
- a CDS encoding PAS domain S-box protein: MRAVLVAFIAFSGWFVAGLYLVYEYEEYGPKLLNHLLFPTQGVGVFYHVVMLTAPVVSMFLAFFMNERMKLVAGLRAVEERYRDYFDNAPSGYLSFGADGTVLDANRTAQTMLGYKRGEMVGCTNIGDLVVSPEALEPILRDLREKGRVEARDMRFRRHDGRTLPVTMSSTAVYDKDGRFLRSRTILKDETERKGYEEVLKRVAEDWRSTFDSMPWGVMLLGADFRVMRANAYVSELTGCTPEELARTRCTELMDGGDGFNDGAPRVLEYEVPGLGRSFRLYGRPIIEEGEEPSSYVFSLVDVTDIKQGQRKLLDSRNAFFNMLKDVTAANREMKDLYGNLILSFANAIDAKSPWTKGHSERVCQYATALARELGLGEEQMANLRTASLLHDVGKIGTYDYLLDKADGLTAEEFEMVKMHPEKSAQILAPITRFREIVDVVRYHHEQYGGSGYPRGLRGEDIPLLARILCVADSYDSMTADRPYRPSPGKDFAMSELRACAGTHFDPVVVEAFLRLLHRGEV; the protein is encoded by the coding sequence ATGAGGGCCGTTCTCGTCGCGTTCATAGCCTTCTCGGGCTGGTTCGTCGCCGGCCTGTATCTTGTGTACGAGTACGAAGAGTACGGCCCGAAGCTGCTGAACCATCTTCTTTTCCCCACGCAAGGCGTAGGAGTTTTCTACCATGTGGTCATGCTGACCGCGCCGGTCGTCTCCATGTTTCTCGCCTTCTTCATGAACGAGAGGATGAAGCTGGTGGCCGGGCTGAGGGCGGTGGAAGAGCGGTACCGGGACTACTTCGACAACGCTCCCTCGGGCTACCTGTCCTTCGGGGCGGACGGGACGGTGCTCGACGCCAACCGCACCGCACAGACCATGCTCGGCTACAAGCGCGGCGAGATGGTGGGGTGCACAAACATCGGGGACCTGGTGGTGAGCCCCGAGGCCCTGGAGCCGATTCTGCGGGACCTCCGTGAGAAGGGCAGGGTGGAGGCCAGGGACATGCGGTTCAGGCGGCACGACGGGAGGACCCTGCCGGTCACCATGAGCTCCACCGCCGTCTACGACAAGGACGGGCGTTTCCTGAGGAGCAGGACCATACTGAAGGACGAGACCGAGCGCAAGGGTTACGAGGAGGTCCTGAAACGGGTCGCCGAGGACTGGCGCAGCACGTTCGACTCCATGCCCTGGGGCGTCATGCTCCTGGGAGCGGACTTTCGCGTGATGCGCGCCAACGCCTATGTCTCGGAGCTCACGGGCTGCACGCCGGAGGAGCTGGCCCGGACGCGGTGCACGGAGCTCATGGACGGGGGCGACGGCTTTAACGACGGCGCACCCCGGGTCCTGGAGTACGAGGTCCCCGGGTTGGGACGGTCCTTCCGCCTGTACGGAAGGCCCATTATCGAGGAGGGGGAAGAGCCCTCCTCCTACGTTTTCTCCCTTGTGGACGTTACCGACATCAAGCAGGGGCAGCGGAAGCTCCTTGACAGCAGGAACGCCTTCTTCAACATGCTCAAGGACGTCACGGCCGCCAACCGGGAGATGAAGGACCTGTACGGCAACCTCATCCTGTCCTTCGCCAACGCCATCGACGCCAAAAGCCCCTGGACCAAGGGCCACTCCGAGCGGGTCTGCCAGTACGCCACGGCCCTTGCCCGGGAGCTGGGTCTGGGCGAGGAGCAGATGGCAAACCTCAGGACGGCCTCCCTGCTTCACGACGTGGGCAAGATAGGCACCTACGACTACCTTCTGGACAAGGCCGACGGGCTCACCGCCGAGGAGTTCGAGATGGTGAAGATGCACCCGGAGAAATCCGCTCAGATTCTGGCGCCCATCACCCGTTTCAGGGAGATAGTGGACGTGGTGCGATACCACCACGAGCAGTACGGCGGCTCGGGCTACCCCCGGGGGCTCCGGGGCGAGGACATCCCGCTTCTGGCGCGCATCCTCTGCGTTGCCGACTCCTACGACTCCATGACCGCCGACCGGCCCTATCGGCCTTCCCCCGGCAAGGATTTCGCCATGAGCGAGCTCCGCGCCTGCGCGGGCACCCACTTCGACCCGGTCGTGGTGGAGGCCTTTCTCCGGCTGCTGCACAGGGGGGAGGTGTAA
- a CDS encoding cysteine synthase family protein — protein MGILSCIGKTPLARIEHLNPNPRVALYAKLEGNNPGGSVKDRIALWMIERAEEEGLLTRDKIVLEATSGNTGIGLAMVAVAKGYRVKLTMPACVSVERRRVLTAFGAELILSPSEEGTDGAIRLAQRILEEEPGRYYMPNQFDNPANYMAHYESTGPEVVEQTGGRITHFVAGMGTTGTLMGTARRLKEYNPDIRIIGVEPILGHRIQGLKNMSESIVPAIFEAGRLDERHLVNDEEAFDATRMLAVKEGIFAGMSSGAAMHVALRKSSELKEGTVVVILPDRGDRYLSTALFTSICGKCPP, from the coding sequence GTGGGCATCCTCTCGTGCATCGGCAAGACGCCCCTCGCCCGCATCGAGCATCTGAATCCGAATCCCCGCGTCGCCCTTTACGCCAAGCTCGAAGGCAACAACCCGGGCGGCTCGGTGAAGGACCGCATAGCCCTCTGGATGATTGAGAGGGCCGAGGAGGAAGGCCTTCTCACGCGCGACAAGATCGTCCTGGAGGCCACCAGCGGCAACACGGGCATCGGCTTGGCCATGGTTGCGGTAGCCAAGGGCTACCGGGTGAAGCTCACCATGCCGGCCTGCGTGAGCGTGGAGAGGCGGCGGGTGCTCACGGCCTTCGGGGCGGAGCTCATCCTGAGCCCTTCGGAGGAAGGCACCGACGGAGCCATACGGCTGGCGCAGAGGATTCTCGAAGAGGAGCCCGGACGCTACTACATGCCCAACCAGTTCGACAACCCGGCCAACTACATGGCCCACTACGAGAGCACCGGGCCCGAGGTCGTCGAGCAGACGGGAGGGCGCATAACGCACTTTGTGGCCGGCATGGGGACGACCGGCACGCTCATGGGAACGGCGCGGCGCCTCAAGGAATACAACCCGGACATCAGGATAATCGGCGTGGAGCCCATCCTGGGGCACCGCATCCAGGGGCTCAAGAACATGTCGGAGTCCATCGTACCCGCGATATTCGAGGCCGGCCGCCTGGACGAGCGCCACCTGGTCAACGACGAGGAGGCCTTCGACGCCACCCGGATGCTCGCCGTGAAGGAGGGCATCTTCGCGGGGATGTCCAGCGGGGCGGCCATGCACGTCGCCCTGAGGAAGTCTTCCGAGCTCAAGGAGGGCACCGTGGTGGTCATCCTCCCCGACCGGGGCGACCGCTATCTCTCCACCGCCCTGTTTACCTCCATCTGCGGAAAATGCCCCCCGTAA
- a CDS encoding response regulator: protein MDKKILVVDDEPLILKTIERALEKRGYAVHTVSDAESFMQALREVDPDLLIMDVNLGHRNSGSLVDEIQAARPSVKMLFISGGTPEMAPWNFLEKPFKIEELRKKVREILDEP from the coding sequence ATGGACAAGAAAATCCTGGTGGTCGACGACGAGCCCCTCATCCTGAAAACCATAGAGCGGGCCCTCGAAAAGAGAGGCTACGCGGTGCACACGGTCTCGGACGCGGAAAGCTTCATGCAGGCCCTGAGGGAGGTGGACCCCGACCTCCTCATCATGGACGTCAACCTCGGGCACCGGAACTCCGGTTCCCTGGTGGACGAAATCCAGGCGGCCCGGCCCAGCGTGAAGATGCTCTTCATCAGTGGGGGCACGCCCGAGATGGCCCCCTGGAATTTCCTGGAGAAACCCTTCAAGATAGAGGAGCTCAGGAAGAAGGTCCGCGAGATTCTGGACGAGCCCTGA
- a CDS encoding Na+:solute symporter gives MRPDALDWGVIASFMLVSLLVGLYLTRRASRSLSEFFLSGRNLPWWLAGTSMVATTFSSDTPLYVTGLVRGHGIYENWQWWCFILAGMLQVFLFARLWRRAGVLTDVELIGMRYSGRSASVLRAFKAVYFSTVIHTIIKAQVILAMAKIMEVSVGWGKWESIVISSAVTIAYSAMSGYWGVVTTDLLQFAIAMVGAVALAVLSLGKIGGVGVLRTHLTSETLSFFPPVTSGEFVGTALMAFLGYVGLSWWSKYSSDGGGVIVQRISSCRSEREGLIATFWFNIANYALRTWPWVLAALASLVLYPAAADNEAVYPRMVMDILPSGLRGLMLASFFAAFMSTLSTYLNLSSAYFVNDFYRPFVKKDAGDPHYIMVARLMTVVLSALTALVTFYVTSIVGVFKFLIAFGSGTGLVYIVRWFWWRVNAWSEISAMVASTAMTVVAYTVFEGVPYYGKLALIISVSTAVWLLATFLTKPVEEGKLLEFLEVANPGGRGWRPVRRLLPAGRDGESLGPPLLRWAYGSLLVIGLTLGAGKAVLGFAVPALAWLGLGLVAAWLLVQDPGTS, from the coding sequence ATGAGACCGGACGCCCTGGACTGGGGCGTCATAGCGTCGTTCATGCTGGTGAGCCTCCTGGTGGGGCTTTACCTCACGCGCCGGGCCTCCCGGAGCCTGAGCGAGTTCTTCCTTTCGGGCAGGAACCTTCCCTGGTGGCTGGCCGGTACATCCATGGTGGCAACGACGTTTTCCTCCGACACCCCCCTGTACGTGACCGGCCTGGTGCGGGGGCACGGCATCTACGAGAACTGGCAGTGGTGGTGCTTCATCCTGGCCGGGATGCTTCAGGTCTTTCTCTTTGCCCGGCTCTGGAGGCGGGCCGGGGTCCTCACGGACGTGGAGCTCATCGGCATGCGCTACTCCGGCCGGTCGGCCTCGGTGTTGAGGGCCTTCAAGGCGGTCTACTTCTCCACGGTCATCCACACCATCATCAAGGCCCAGGTCATCCTGGCCATGGCCAAGATAATGGAGGTCAGCGTCGGGTGGGGCAAGTGGGAGAGCATCGTCATCTCCAGCGCGGTGACCATCGCCTACTCGGCCATGAGCGGCTACTGGGGCGTGGTCACCACCGACCTCCTTCAGTTCGCCATCGCCATGGTGGGGGCGGTGGCCCTGGCCGTCCTGAGCCTGGGGAAGATAGGCGGCGTGGGCGTCCTCAGGACGCATCTGACTTCCGAGACGCTGAGCTTCTTTCCGCCCGTCACGAGCGGGGAGTTTGTGGGGACGGCCCTCATGGCGTTCCTTGGTTATGTGGGCCTGAGCTGGTGGAGCAAGTACTCCTCCGACGGGGGAGGGGTCATCGTGCAGCGCATCTCCTCCTGCCGGAGCGAGCGCGAGGGGCTCATCGCCACCTTCTGGTTCAACATAGCCAATTACGCCCTGAGGACATGGCCCTGGGTGCTGGCGGCCCTGGCCTCCCTGGTCCTTTACCCCGCCGCAGCGGACAACGAGGCCGTCTATCCCCGCATGGTCATGGACATCCTTCCCTCCGGCCTCCGGGGGCTCATGCTTGCCTCCTTCTTCGCGGCCTTCATGTCCACGCTGAGCACCTACCTCAACCTCTCCTCGGCCTACTTCGTCAACGACTTCTACAGGCCCTTTGTCAAGAAGGACGCCGGCGACCCCCACTATATAATGGTCGCCCGGCTCATGACGGTGGTGCTGTCGGCCCTCACCGCCCTGGTCACGTTCTACGTCACCTCCATCGTGGGTGTGTTCAAGTTCCTCATCGCCTTCGGCTCGGGCACGGGGCTTGTCTACATCGTCCGGTGGTTCTGGTGGCGGGTGAACGCCTGGAGTGAGATATCGGCCATGGTGGCCTCGACGGCCATGACCGTCGTTGCCTACACGGTGTTTGAAGGCGTCCCCTATTACGGGAAGCTTGCCCTGATAATTTCCGTCTCCACGGCCGTCTGGCTCCTGGCCACCTTCCTTACCAAGCCCGTGGAGGAAGGCAAGCTCCTTGAGTTCCTCGAGGTGGCCAACCCCGGCGGCCGGGGCTGGCGGCCCGTCCGGCGCCTGCTTCCCGCGGGCCGGGACGGGGAGAGCCTGGGCCCGCCGCTCCTGAGATGGGCCTACGGGAGCCTCCTGGTCATCGGGCTTACGCTGGGGGCGGGCAAGGCGGTCCTGGGCTTCGCGGTCCCGGCCCTGGCGTGGCTCGGCCTGGGGCTCGTAGCGGCCTGGCTTCTGGTGCAAGACCCGGGGACGTCCTGA
- a CDS encoding PAS domain-containing protein has protein sequence MVDGSSERKRHDALEEVLERYAEGLTVLYELSSVFLTRGALEEALTTALSLIADHYGADLTEVLVPGEDGASLVFLAGTGWEDRAAGSVSRARTDDPAGFALLQGCPAIVSDFSGESAFLPSPLYERHGVSSGISVPMAAGERVAGVLTILYRQPRHIETAELWYLNAVANAVAVFIKKETARRRFEESELFLSSVLEAIGDGVVVVDGEMRILSANSGYLSSAQIDIPEVRGRRCYEVSRLSAVPCYERGESCIVREVFDAGKPRSALQTRTDRAGRPVHLQVHAYPVTDATGAVVATVQTIMDVTEKVHLEKDLDKRVRELEEFYDMAVGRELRMIELKEEVERLQGELARYRET, from the coding sequence ATGGTCGACGGAAGCAGTGAACGGAAGCGGCACGACGCCCTCGAGGAGGTCCTCGAGCGCTATGCCGAGGGCCTTACCGTACTTTACGAGCTTTCCTCTGTGTTTCTGACCAGGGGCGCTCTCGAAGAGGCCCTGACCACGGCCCTCTCCCTCATAGCCGACCACTACGGCGCGGACCTGACGGAGGTTCTGGTGCCGGGGGAGGACGGCGCGTCTCTCGTTTTCCTGGCCGGCACGGGCTGGGAGGACAGGGCGGCGGGCTCCGTCTCGCGGGCCCGGACGGACGACCCGGCGGGTTTTGCGCTCCTTCAGGGGTGTCCGGCTATCGTCTCGGACTTCTCCGGAGAGAGCGCGTTTCTCCCCTCGCCGCTTTACGAGCGGCACGGCGTTTCAAGCGGCATCAGCGTTCCCATGGCCGCCGGCGAGCGGGTGGCCGGGGTGCTGACCATCCTTTACAGGCAGCCCCGCCATATCGAGACCGCCGAGCTCTGGTACCTCAACGCGGTGGCCAACGCCGTAGCCGTCTTCATCAAGAAGGAGACGGCCCGCCGGAGGTTCGAGGAGTCGGAGCTCTTTCTCTCCTCCGTGCTGGAGGCCATCGGCGACGGGGTGGTCGTGGTGGACGGGGAGATGAGAATCCTCTCGGCCAACAGCGGGTACCTGTCTTCCGCGCAGATAGACATACCCGAGGTGCGGGGAAGGCGCTGCTACGAGGTCTCGCGCCTCTCGGCCGTTCCCTGCTATGAGCGCGGCGAGTCCTGCATCGTCCGGGAAGTCTTTGATGCCGGAAAGCCCCGCTCGGCTCTGCAGACCCGCACCGACAGGGCCGGCCGACCGGTGCATCTTCAGGTGCACGCCTATCCCGTCACCGACGCCACGGGCGCCGTAGTGGCCACCGTGCAGACCATCATGGATGTTACCGAGAAGGTGCACCTTGAGAAGGACCTTGACAAGCGCGTCAGGGAGCTGGAGGAGTTCTACGATATGGCCGTGGGCCGGGAGCTGCGCATGATAGAGCTCAAGGAGGAGGTCGAGCGCCTCCAGGGGGAGCTGGCACGCTACCGCGAGACATGA